The DNA segment ACAATCGACTCGAACCGATTGGTTGAAGGTTGACGGGTGATCACTCTCAAGCGGATCGGACCCGTTCAGGACGTTGTGTCATGCGTTGCGGTATTTTGCAAGGCGAACCAGTTTCCCGGAAGGCGAATCACGATTCCCGCCAGTTCCAGTTGCAAAAGGATGCTGGATAGCGCCGCGACTGTCAAATGACTCTTTCGGGCCAGTTCATCCGCCTGAACCGGTCCGGCGCTCAGACTTTGGAGCAATCGGCCCATGGAACCGTCCGGATCCAGTGTCATGGGATGTTGCGGTTCCCCGCCGCTTGCCGCAACCGGCCATTTCATTTCCAGGAGGATGTCCCTGGCATCCTCGACCAGGCCGGCGCCTTCGCGCAGAAGACGGTTGCTCCCCTTGCAGCGCCAATCCCCTGCCACCCCGGGAATGGCGAACACTTCCCGTCCCTGTTCCAATGCCAGACGGGAGGTGATCAACGCCCCCGATTTTTCACCCGCTTCCACAACGACGACGCCATGTGTCAGACCACTGATGATTCGATTGCGCGCGGGAAAGCGAAAAGGTTCGGGTTTGGTACCCAGAGGCGCCTCGGTGATGAGGGCCCCCTGGGCGATGATGGTCTGGGCCAGTTGATGATTGGCCGCGGGATAACAGATATCGAGCCCGACCGCGGTCACGGCGATGGTCGTTCCCCCGCCATCGAGCGCCCCGCGATGGGCAGCGGAATCGACCCCCAACGCCAGGCCGCTGACAATGGCAACCCCGGCCTGCGCCAGGGACCGGGATAACCGGTAGGCCATGTCCAAGGCCTGGGGGCTTGCCCGGCGGGATCCGACCACAGCCATCATGCGCGGCGCGATCAGGGTTGACGGATCGCCACGTATGTAGAGAACAGGGGGTGGGTCGTGAATCTGGGCCAACAGGTGGGGATAATCGTCATCACCCAGGGTTGTGATTCTGGCCCCGATCCGCTGCAACCAGTGCAGTTGATCGGCGACCGGTTCGGCGGGAATCTTCCGGCGAAAGCCAAGAAGGTTCTCCAGCAAATGCGGTTTGATCCCCGGTATGGCGCGATATTCCGGTTCGCTGGCCTGGACCACCGCCTGGGGATGACCAAAATAACCCAATAATTTTCTGATGCCTACCGGCCCCAGACCGGGAATCTGGATCAAACGCAACCAATCGATCAGATCATGGGTTTTCATGCCATTCCCGCGACACGAACCGCGTCCCGACCCGGTCACCTTTTTCGACAACATCATTGGAACGGATGATCAAGGCCAGAGAGACCTGGGCAGCGATACGAAAAAGAACAACCTCGGCCACCGGACGCGAATCGATGCGAAAATCCTGAACGGCGGAATCGTGCTCCGTTTCATGCAACGACATCGATGGCCGTGTTCGATGAACCGGGAGGATCAATCCGGGAAAAACCCGGTCTTTCGTCCCCAATCCGACCGCCACGACCTGGCCCTCTCCTCCAATATTCAAGTTATTTTCAATATGAA comes from the Magnetococcales bacterium genome and includes:
- the dprA gene encoding DNA-protecting protein DprA, with the translated sequence MKTHDLIDWLRLIQIPGLGPVGIRKLLGYFGHPQAVVQASEPEYRAIPGIKPHLLENLLGFRRKIPAEPVADQLHWLQRIGARITTLGDDDYPHLLAQIHDPPPVLYIRGDPSTLIAPRMMAVVGSRRASPQALDMAYRLSRSLAQAGVAIVSGLALGVDSAAHRGALDGGGTTIAVTAVGLDICYPAANHQLAQTIIAQGALITEAPLGTKPEPFRFPARNRIISGLTHGVVVVEAGEKSGALITSRLALEQGREVFAIPGVAGDWRCKGSNRLLREGAGLVEDARDILLEMKWPVAASGGEPQHPMTLDPDGSMGRLLQSLSAGPVQADELARKSHLTVAALSSILLQLELAGIVIRLPGNWFALQNTATHDTTS